A region of Nocardioides alkalitolerans DNA encodes the following proteins:
- a CDS encoding DUF4190 domain-containing protein gives MHPGGAPAQWTPQSPYGAHQPAPRDGVSLTGFFVSLTCCLGPLAVILGLIGLRRTGPGRREGRWAAVSALVIGGLGTLGMVMAVVGGVWFWNNTKLIEETSVGGCYDRWLEDSSSVPLLEPRDCDEPHDGEMVALTDQAEVDEVFASLGVDQDEASGDQRREACALLAPERYRDALGSDDVRARFLSDWEDPSGYDVIGCFVEGADGQLTAPLAQR, from the coding sequence GTGCACCCGGGCGGTGCACCGGCGCAGTGGACGCCGCAGAGCCCGTACGGCGCGCACCAGCCCGCACCGCGCGACGGCGTCTCCCTGACCGGCTTCTTCGTCAGCCTCACCTGCTGCCTCGGCCCCCTCGCCGTGATCCTGGGCCTCATCGGCCTCCGTCGCACCGGGCCGGGACGGCGGGAGGGCCGGTGGGCGGCCGTGTCCGCCCTCGTCATCGGTGGTCTCGGCACCCTCGGGATGGTCATGGCCGTCGTCGGCGGCGTCTGGTTCTGGAACAACACCAAGCTCATCGAGGAGACGTCGGTCGGCGGCTGCTACGACCGCTGGCTGGAGGACTCCAGCTCGGTCCCGCTCCTGGAGCCCCGGGACTGCGACGAGCCCCACGACGGGGAGATGGTCGCCCTCACCGACCAGGCCGAGGTCGACGAGGTGTTCGCGAGCCTCGGCGTCGACCAGGACGAGGCGTCGGGCGACCAGCGTCGGGAGGCGTGCGCCCTCCTCGCCCCGGAGCGGTACCGCGACGCGCTCGGCAGCGACGACGTGCGCGCGCGATTCCTCTCGGACTGGGAGGATCCGAGCGGGTACGACGTCATCGGTTGCTTCGTCGAGGGCGCCGACGGCCAGCTCACCGCACCGCTCGCCCAGCGGTGA
- a CDS encoding DUF4190 domain-containing protein yields the protein MSNPYEPNLNKPGDQPQQPQQPQQPPAWGQPGQGQPGQGQPGQYGPSYPSYGQQWGGSPYGAQQPTSTDGISITAFVLSLTCCLSFIGLILGFVGLSRTKNDQRKGRWAAVSAIVIGALGTLAALGTIAVAVFVGTSAIDPRDAEVGDCGNILSEDRDTITMTSKDCGDRHDLEVVYVGTFDEIEDSQFLPSDPDDLTDAGISAGVCTDLMPAEDVATLDESDDDLRYGIVTEDTSPSGDEAFFCYVERLDGEKLEGSLLG from the coding sequence ATGAGCAACCCGTACGAGCCGAACCTGAACAAGCCCGGCGACCAACCGCAGCAGCCGCAGCAGCCGCAGCAGCCGCCGGCGTGGGGGCAGCCGGGCCAGGGCCAGCCGGGCCAGGGGCAGCCGGGTCAGTACGGTCCCAGCTACCCGAGCTACGGCCAGCAGTGGGGCGGGAGCCCGTACGGCGCGCAGCAGCCCACGTCGACCGACGGCATCTCGATCACGGCGTTCGTGCTCAGCCTCACCTGCTGCCTGTCGTTCATCGGCCTCATCCTGGGCTTCGTCGGCCTCAGCCGCACGAAGAACGACCAGCGGAAGGGTCGCTGGGCGGCCGTCTCCGCGATCGTCATCGGCGCCCTCGGCACGCTCGCGGCCCTCGGCACCATCGCGGTCGCCGTGTTCGTCGGGACGAGCGCGATCGATCCGCGCGACGCCGAGGTCGGCGACTGCGGCAACATCCTCAGCGAGGACCGCGACACCATCACGATGACGTCGAAGGACTGCGGGGACCGCCACGACCTCGAGGTGGTCTACGTCGGCACGTTCGACGAGATCGAGGACTCGCAGTTCCTGCCGTCCGACCCCGACGACCTCACCGACGCCGGGATCTCCGCCGGTGTCTGCACCGACCTGATGCCCGCCGAGGACGTCGCCACGCTCGACGAGTCGGACGACGACCTCCGCTACGGCATCGTCACCGAGGACACCTCGCCCAGCGGCGACGAGGCGTTCTTCTGCTACGTCGAGCGCCTCGACGGCGAGAAGCTCGAGGGTTCCCTGCTCGGCTGA
- a CDS encoding TIGR03960 family B12-binding radical SAM protein, which yields MPSPVTDSAPESVFARLEPKLASVSKPIQYVGGELNSTVKDWDCGEQAGTGPTVRWALMYPDAYEVGLPNQGVQILYEVLNERDWIVAERTYSVWPDMEAVLRAGDERGPIPQFTVDAHRPVGAFDVFGLSFSTELGYTNMLTALDLAGIPLHAVDRGADDPVVLAGGHAAFNPEPIADFLDAAVLGDGEEVVLAISEVVREWKGQGRPGNDELGLSGRDELLRRLAVTGNVYVPKFYSVAYGADGTITAYEPALPGVPHRVRKHTLMDLDAWPYPAKPLVPLAETVHERFSVEIFRGCTRGCRFCQAGMITRPVRERSIETIGTMVENGIRKSGFEEVGLLSLSSADHTEIGEVAKGLADRYEGSNVSLSLPSTRVDAFNINLANEFSRNGRRSGLTFAPEGGSERMRKVINKMVTEDDLIATVAAAYSHGWRQVKLYFMCGLPTETDEDVLQIAELAKRVIAKGREVSGRNDVRCTVSIGGFVPKPHTPFQWAAQLDHETTDERLKKLRDTVRADKKYGRAIGFRYHDGKPGTIEGLLSRGDRRVGRVIEAVWRDGGRFDGWSEHFSYDRWVAAADAALAGTGVDLAWFTTREREYDEVLPWDHLDSGLDKDWLWADWEDALAVADGSSDVEVEDCRWTPCYDCGVCPEMGTEIQVGPTGRTLLPLSVV from the coding sequence GTGCCGTCCCCCGTGACCGACTCCGCCCCCGAGTCCGTCTTCGCCCGTCTCGAGCCGAAGCTCGCGAGCGTCTCCAAGCCGATCCAGTACGTCGGCGGCGAGCTCAACTCGACGGTCAAGGACTGGGACTGCGGCGAACAGGCCGGCACCGGCCCGACGGTGCGCTGGGCGCTCATGTACCCCGACGCCTACGAGGTCGGCCTGCCCAACCAGGGCGTGCAGATCCTCTACGAGGTGCTCAACGAGCGCGACTGGATCGTCGCCGAGCGCACCTACTCGGTGTGGCCCGACATGGAGGCCGTGCTGCGCGCCGGTGACGAGCGGGGACCGATCCCGCAGTTCACCGTGGACGCGCACCGGCCCGTGGGCGCCTTCGACGTCTTCGGCCTGAGCTTCTCGACCGAGCTGGGCTACACGAACATGCTGACCGCGCTCGACCTCGCCGGCATCCCGCTGCACGCGGTCGACCGCGGCGCGGACGACCCGGTCGTGCTCGCCGGCGGCCACGCCGCCTTCAACCCCGAGCCGATCGCCGACTTCCTCGACGCCGCCGTGCTCGGCGACGGCGAGGAGGTCGTGCTCGCGATCTCCGAGGTCGTGCGGGAGTGGAAGGGCCAGGGTCGCCCCGGCAACGACGAGCTCGGCCTCTCGGGCCGCGACGAGCTGCTGCGGCGCCTAGCGGTCACGGGCAACGTCTACGTGCCGAAGTTCTACTCCGTGGCGTACGGCGCGGACGGCACCATCACGGCCTACGAGCCCGCGCTGCCCGGCGTGCCGCACCGCGTCCGCAAGCACACGCTGATGGACCTCGACGCCTGGCCGTACCCGGCGAAGCCGCTGGTGCCGCTCGCCGAGACCGTCCACGAGCGCTTCTCGGTGGAGATCTTCCGCGGCTGCACGCGCGGCTGCCGCTTCTGCCAGGCCGGCATGATCACGCGCCCGGTGCGCGAGCGGTCGATCGAGACCATCGGCACGATGGTGGAGAACGGCATCCGCAAGTCGGGCTTCGAGGAGGTCGGCCTCCTGTCGCTCTCGAGCGCCGACCACACGGAGATCGGCGAGGTCGCCAAGGGCCTCGCCGACCGCTACGAGGGCTCCAACGTCTCGCTCTCGCTGCCCTCGACCCGCGTCGACGCCTTCAACATCAACCTCGCCAACGAGTTCTCGCGCAACGGTCGCCGCTCCGGCCTGACCTTCGCGCCCGAGGGCGGCAGCGAGCGGATGCGGAAGGTCATCAACAAGATGGTGACCGAGGACGACCTCATCGCGACCGTCGCCGCGGCGTACTCCCACGGCTGGCGGCAGGTGAAGCTCTACTTCATGTGCGGCCTGCCCACCGAGACCGACGAGGACGTGCTGCAGATCGCCGAGCTGGCCAAGCGCGTCATCGCCAAGGGCCGCGAGGTCTCGGGCCGCAACGACGTGCGCTGCACCGTCTCCATCGGCGGGTTCGTGCCCAAGCCGCACACCCCGTTCCAGTGGGCGGCGCAGCTCGACCACGAGACCACCGACGAGCGGCTGAAGAAGCTGCGCGACACGGTGCGGGCGGACAAGAAGTACGGCCGCGCCATCGGTTTCCGCTACCACGACGGCAAGCCCGGCACGATCGAGGGACTGCTCTCCCGCGGCGACCGCCGCGTCGGCCGTGTGATCGAGGCGGTCTGGCGCGACGGCGGCCGGTTCGACGGCTGGAGCGAGCACTTCTCCTACGACCGCTGGGTCGCCGCGGCCGACGCTGCGCTCGCCGGGACCGGCGTCGACCTCGCGTGGTTCACGACCCGGGAGCGGGAGTACGACGAGGTCCTGCCCTGGGACCACCTCGACTCGGGCCTCGACAAGGACTGGCTGTGGGCCGACTGGGAGGACGCCCTCGCGGTGGCCGACGGGTCGTCCGACGTCGAGGTCGAGGACTGCCGCTGGACGCCCTGCTACGACTGCGGTGTCTGCCCCGAGATGGGCACCGAGATCCAGGTCGGCCCCACCGGACGCACGCTGCTGCCGCTCTCGGTGGTGTGA
- a CDS encoding carboxypeptidase-like regulatory domain-containing protein: MRNRLRVLLTVVALVVPLLALGALVSPARAAGVSTISGTVTTPGGSPIAGIDVTLARWSSSTEWDALTSVVTGDDGTYSLSVPTYGVYHVIYADYSDVAVPRRTAWGPEIFTEPTTWTDPGVVQFRSGGSGSTPLKWNVKLPLRPVLSGVAKDAAGAGVSGAYVQTLLWQGDHWEPDDTVTTTAGGSFSLPVDAPPGLPMSVRVGKRSLQTRYLGGTGDLGPSPTSDNSRTVPTSGSLAVGTFTLPVSPGGGGKVTIDGEGASDVDVVAYRQYPSGVWDEEDVTSSSSIGTYTVYAPPGSTITIGVEKEGYGRRYLGGSASFPGTPGPGNHVVVPSTGFVRIPAISLTDPVVPLNTGAPTVTGTAAYGQTLTATDGGWDSDALEFSYQWLKNGQPIAGATRKTYVVKVGDANQSLAVDVRATGEDGGTATARSAARQVAKLATKVVGGVSPSTVTTAQQAKPKAIFTVPGLPGGASGVLQVRSGTAVVGQVAVTAAQAGTAVTLTLPKLKVGSYALRAYFLPNSPNLALSGSSAFTLTVVK, translated from the coding sequence ATGCGCAACCGTCTCCGCGTCCTGCTCACCGTCGTGGCGCTCGTCGTGCCGCTCCTCGCGCTGGGGGCGCTCGTGTCGCCCGCCCGCGCTGCGGGCGTCAGCACGATCAGCGGCACCGTCACCACGCCGGGTGGCTCGCCCATCGCCGGCATCGACGTCACCCTCGCCCGGTGGAGCTCCTCCACCGAGTGGGACGCGCTGACGTCCGTCGTCACCGGCGACGACGGGACCTACTCGCTGTCGGTGCCGACGTACGGCGTCTACCACGTGATCTACGCCGACTACTCCGACGTGGCCGTGCCGCGCCGTACGGCGTGGGGCCCGGAGATCTTCACCGAGCCGACCACGTGGACCGACCCGGGCGTCGTGCAGTTCCGCAGCGGCGGCAGCGGCAGCACGCCCCTGAAGTGGAACGTCAAACTCCCGCTGCGCCCGGTGCTCAGCGGCGTCGCGAAGGACGCCGCGGGCGCGGGCGTGTCCGGTGCCTACGTGCAGACCCTGCTCTGGCAGGGCGACCACTGGGAGCCCGACGACACGGTCACCACGACCGCCGGCGGCTCGTTCTCGCTGCCGGTGGACGCCCCGCCCGGGCTGCCGATGAGCGTCCGGGTCGGCAAGCGGAGCCTGCAGACGCGCTACCTGGGCGGCACGGGCGACCTGGGCCCGTCGCCGACGTCGGACAACTCCCGCACCGTCCCGACCAGCGGCTCCCTCGCGGTCGGCACCTTCACGCTCCCGGTCTCGCCCGGGGGTGGCGGCAAGGTGACGATCGACGGCGAGGGGGCCTCCGACGTCGACGTCGTGGCCTACCGCCAGTACCCCTCGGGCGTCTGGGACGAGGAGGACGTCACGTCGTCGTCCTCCATCGGCACCTACACGGTCTACGCCCCGCCCGGCAGCACGATCACGATCGGCGTGGAGAAGGAGGGCTACGGGCGCCGCTACCTCGGCGGTTCCGCCTCCTTCCCCGGGACGCCCGGTCCCGGCAACCACGTGGTCGTGCCCAGCACCGGCTTCGTGCGCATCCCGGCGATCAGCCTCACCGACCCCGTGGTCCCGCTCAACACGGGGGCGCCGACGGTCACCGGCACCGCGGCGTACGGGCAGACCCTGACGGCGACCGACGGCGGGTGGGACTCCGACGCGCTGGAGTTCTCCTACCAGTGGCTGAAGAACGGCCAGCCCATCGCCGGTGCGACCCGGAAGACCTACGTGGTCAAGGTCGGGGACGCGAACCAGTCGCTCGCCGTCGACGTGCGGGCCACCGGCGAGGACGGCGGCACCGCGACCGCCCGGTCGGCGGCGCGCCAGGTGGCGAAGCTGGCCACCAAGGTCGTCGGCGGCGTGTCGCCGTCGACGGTGACCACCGCCCAGCAGGCCAAGCCGAAGGCGATCTTCACCGTGCCGGGGCTGCCCGGCGGCGCGAGCGGGGTCCTGCAGGTGCGCAGCGGCACCGCCGTCGTCGGCCAGGTCGCGGTCACGGCGGCGCAGGCCGGCACGGCCGTCACGCTCACCCTGCCGAAGCTCAAGGTCGGGTCCTACGCGCTGCGCGCCTACTTCCTCCCGAACTCGCCCAACCTGGCGCTGTCCGGCTCGTCGGCGTTCACGTTGACGGTGGTGAAGTAG
- the rodA gene encoding rod shape-determining protein RodA — translation MTVTPLRPLGARPLGGRGAVAATTRTRIPGLDWVLLAAVAVLLVVGTLLVWSATATRASLVGDDSTAFLRRQLVNVAIGVVLAVVVVATDHRWLRIVAPLVYLVSVVGLVLVLVMGSTINGSRSWLRLGGMSIQPAEFAKLAVVVGMALLVAERAQASWRRSVGTREVVGMLAIAAVPAALILAQPDLGTMLVLTATVLGVLAIAGTPRRWLLGLLLAGAGAAVAAVGAGVLKPYQLDRFLAFMDPNRDPLGAGYNTEQARIAIGNGGLFGQGLFEGSQTRSGFVPEQQTDFIFTVAGEELGLVGAGAIVALLALVVWRALRIASASDDAFGRVAAGGIACWFGFQAFQNVGMCLGIMPVTGVPLPFVSYGGSSLFAVMLAVGVLQSIHLRNGTRGEAG, via the coding sequence GTGACCGTCACCCCGCTGCGCCCGCTCGGGGCCCGCCCGCTCGGCGGCCGCGGGGCGGTCGCCGCCACGACCCGCACCCGGATCCCCGGTCTCGACTGGGTCCTCCTCGCCGCCGTCGCCGTGCTGCTCGTCGTCGGCACCCTGCTCGTCTGGTCGGCCACGGCGACACGCGCCTCGCTCGTCGGGGACGACTCGACCGCCTTCCTGCGCCGCCAGCTCGTCAACGTCGCGATCGGGGTGGTGCTCGCGGTCGTCGTCGTGGCGACCGACCACCGCTGGCTGCGCATCGTGGCGCCCCTGGTCTACCTCGTCTCGGTGGTCGGCCTCGTGCTCGTGCTCGTCATGGGGTCGACCATCAACGGCTCCCGGTCGTGGCTGCGCCTCGGCGGCATGTCGATCCAGCCGGCGGAGTTCGCGAAGCTGGCGGTCGTCGTCGGCATGGCCCTCCTCGTCGCCGAGCGCGCGCAGGCGTCGTGGCGCCGTTCGGTCGGCACCCGCGAGGTCGTGGGCATGCTCGCCATCGCCGCCGTGCCCGCCGCGCTGATCCTGGCCCAGCCCGACCTCGGCACCATGCTCGTGCTGACGGCGACCGTGCTCGGCGTGCTCGCGATCGCCGGCACGCCGCGGCGCTGGCTCCTCGGGCTCCTGCTCGCGGGAGCGGGCGCGGCCGTCGCGGCCGTCGGCGCCGGGGTCCTCAAGCCCTACCAGCTCGACCGCTTCCTGGCCTTCATGGACCCGAACCGCGACCCCCTCGGGGCGGGCTACAACACGGAGCAGGCGCGCATCGCCATCGGCAACGGGGGCCTCTTCGGCCAGGGTCTCTTCGAGGGGTCGCAGACGCGCTCGGGGTTCGTGCCCGAGCAGCAGACCGACTTCATCTTCACGGTCGCGGGGGAGGAGCTGGGCCTCGTCGGGGCTGGTGCCATCGTCGCGCTCCTGGCGCTCGTCGTCTGGCGCGCCCTGCGCATCGCGTCGGCCTCCGACGACGCCTTCGGCCGCGTGGCCGCGGGCGGCATCGCCTGCTGGTTCGGGTTCCAGGCGTTCCAGAACGTCGGGATGTGCCTCGGCATCATGCCGGTCACCGGGGTGCCGCTGCCGTTCGTCTCCTACGGTGGCTCGTCCCTCTTCGCGGTCATGCTCGCCGTCGGGGTGCTGCAGAGCATCCACCTCCGCAACGGCACGCGCGGCGAGGCCGGGTAA